A window of Candidatus Cloacimonadota bacterium genomic DNA:
TGGTGCTGAGATCGCCGTAGGGCACAGAACTCCGCTTCCCGAACAGCGCTTTCCAGAGTCTGACTGTGCTGGGCGCGCCGCTGCGCAATACTTTCACTTGAGGAGGGATTTCCTGTTCAAGACTGGGATCCAGCACCGGATAGTCGCCGTTCGCGGTGGTTAGCACTGTCACTTCAATTCCGCTTTCCACCAGCACCGGCAGCCATTTGTGCCATCTCTGCACAGCCGCGCCCCCGCAGGGGGGAAAGTAGTAACTGATCAGCAAAATCCGCATCAGACTTCCAGGATCAGGCCGGCCAGTTTCGGCCAGGAGAACTTCTCTATATAAGAGGGGATGCTGGCGCTCATCCGCTCGTGAAGATTCTCGGTGAAATAGCGGATCAGAGCTGCGGCCAGGGCTTCCGCGTTGTTGGGCGGCACCAGCAGGCCGGTCTCTTCCTCGCTGATGTACTCGCTCAAACCGCCCACATCTGAAGCGATCACCGGCATCTGAAAACTATAGGCGGTGGCGATAACGCCGCTCTGAGTGGCGCTTTTGTAGGGCAGAACGCAAACCTGTGCCCGCCGGAAAACTTCTGCTACCTCAGTGTCTGTGATATAGTGGAAACGGGCGTCCACAGCCTCGCTCAAACCCAGTTCGCGGATCAGGTGTTCGTATCTTTCCTTCTTACCATAGACCTCGCCGGCAACTATCAGTTTCAGGTCCGGAACTTGCCTGCGTGCCTGTTTGAGTGCCGCAAGCAGTATGTCCAAACCTTTGTAGGCTTTGATCAGTCCAAAAAACAGGGCGGTCGGTTCTTCCAGCTTTTCAGCGCCGGATTCACTCCTGCCCGTTCCGTAGCAGTGGTAGATGGGGTGAAATCCCAGCAGGCCTTTTCGGGAGATATCTTTGGGCATTTTCCTTTTCAGGTCTTCAAGGCAGGCTTGGGAAAGCAGCACGATCCTATCGTTGTGCTGGAACAACTTGCGGGACAGGATGTCGGCCCCGGGCCATTTCTCGTGGAAATCGATGTTGTGGGCCAGGCAGATTCTGCGCGTGTCCGGCAAACGCTTGCAGATCCAGGCATGGGAGGGCGCGAACCAAGGCAGGAAATACGAAGTGAGCAAAAGATCGGGCTTATAATCCCGGATTCTCTTCACCGCCCTGGGCCAGGTTTGGGGCAGGTAGGGCGTGAATAGCCTTTCCACCGGGAGTTCCGGCATTTCGGCAAAACTCGTGGTCTGTTCTCCGCCTGGGAACAGCAGTTTGGGATACTGCCTCACAAAAGTGAACATCCGCACTTCGTGCCCTTGGTCCTGAAACTCCCGCGCCAGCATTAGCGCGAACTGCGAAATCCCGCCCCGGAAAGGCGGCGCCGGCCCCAGCATCGCGATTCTCTTCATCTAATTCCTGCTTTGCATGAAAAAGCGTTTCACCACGTCCGGATCGTTGTATTTGCCAAAGAGCGTCATTAGTTTCAGCCTTACTTTCACGCCTTTGAGGTCGCCCGCGAGGATGCAGCCGAGGTCGGCAAGATGCTTGCCCCCGCCTTCATATCCATATTCCGAAAGCACTCTGCCAGTATAGGTCCGCGAACTGATCACCACCAGGATGTTTTTATCCAGAGCAGCCTGAATGTCCGGAATCAGGCTTTGGGGCAGGTTTCCGCGCCCGAAAGCCTCGATCACGATGGCCTTGGCGCCCCCCTCTATTGAGCTGTGGATGTGCTTTCCGTCCATACCCGCCACAGCTTTGATCAGGTCCACCGCGGTGTCCAGCTTGTCCGTCCACACATATTCCCGGAACAGCGAATCGCGGTGGTAAACGATGGTGTCAGGATCCACGCTTCCCAATGGACCGTAGCCCACGCTGCGAAAGGCGTCCACCTTCCCGGTGTCGGATTTCACAACGTCCCGGGCGGTGTGGATCTCGTCATTCATTACCACCAACACCCCTTTGTCCGCGGAATCGTGATGTGAAGCCACTCTCACGGCCCCGATGATGTTGCGCGGGCCATCCAGGCCGATGTCACTGCCGCTGCGCATGGCGGCTGTGAAGACCACCGGTTTGCGGGTGGTGAGCACCAAATCGCACAAAAAGGAAGTTTCCTCCAGCGTGTCAGTGCCGTGTGTGATCACCACGCCATCATAATCTATGATTTTCAAGTCTATAAGTTTGGCCAGTTCCAGCATCATCTGCGGCGTTATGTAAGGGCTCGGCAGGTTCAGATATTCCATCACGTCAACGTTTGCCACGCTGTCCAGCTGGGGAAACTCACGCAGCAGGTCGGCCAGTTCAGAGCTGGGAACCACTCCCAGCGAACCTTTGGAGGACATCGAAATAGTGCCTCCGGTGAGAATTATGAGGATGTTTTTTTTGGGTGTTTCTGATTGCATTATTGTCCCCGATAAGTGATGGGGTCTTTGTATCCCGCTTCGGCAAAGGCTTTCAGGCGCAGTCTGCAGCTCTCGCAAACCCCACAAGCCGCTGTGTTGTCCGCGTAACAGCTCCAGCTCAGTTCAAACGGCGCTTTCAGCTCCATGCCCAGCTTCACGATCTCCGCTTTGCTGAGGTGCAGCACCGGAGTGACGATTCGGATCAGCCAGGCATTCCTGCTGCCGCTGGCGATCACTTCCTCAAAAGCCTTGAAAAACACTTCCCGGCAATCCGGATAGCCGCTGCTGTCTTCTTCCACTGCCCCGATGTAGATGGCATCTGCGTGGATCGCTTCAGCCCAGGATACCGCCGCGCAGAGCAGATTGGCGTTGCGGAAGGGAACGTAGGTGGAGGGGAGTTCCTTGCCTGGATCCTGATTTGGTATCTCTTTGCTCGGATCGGTCAAAGCCGAACCGCCGATGCGGGACAGCCAGTCCCAGTTCAGCACTTCGCTGCGGCGGGGACCGTAGTGAGCGCTGATCGCTTCAAAGCTCTTCAATTCACGCTCCTGTGCCCGCT
This region includes:
- a CDS encoding glycosyltransferase family 4 protein, which produces MKRIAMLGPAPPFRGGISQFALMLAREFQDQGHEVRMFTFVRQYPKLLFPGGEQTTSFAEMPELPVERLFTPYLPQTWPRAVKRIRDYKPDLLLTSYFLPWFAPSHAWICKRLPDTRRICLAHNIDFHEKWPGADILSRKLFQHNDRIVLLSQACLEDLKRKMPKDISRKGLLGFHPIYHCYGTGRSESGAEKLEEPTALFFGLIKAYKGLDILLAALKQARRQVPDLKLIVAGEVYGKKERYEHLIRELGLSEAVDARFHYITDTEVAEVFRRAQVCVLPYKSATQSGVIATAYSFQMPVIASDVGGLSEYISEEETGLLVPPNNAEALAAALIRYFTENLHERMSASIPSYIEKFSWPKLAGLILEV
- a CDS encoding asparaginase gives rise to the protein MQSETPKKNILIILTGGTISMSSKGSLGVVPSSELADLLREFPQLDSVANVDVMEYLNLPSPYITPQMMLELAKLIDLKIIDYDGVVITHGTDTLEETSFLCDLVLTTRKPVVFTAAMRSGSDIGLDGPRNIIGAVRVASHHDSADKGVLVVMNDEIHTARDVVKSDTGKVDAFRSVGYGPLGSVDPDTIVYHRDSLFREYVWTDKLDTAVDLIKAVAGMDGKHIHSSIEGGAKAIVIEAFGRGNLPQSLIPDIQAALDKNILVVISSRTYTGRVLSEYGYEGGGKHLADLGCILAGDLKGVKVRLKLMTLFGKYNDPDVVKRFFMQSRN
- the queC gene encoding 7-cyano-7-deazaguanine synthase QueC gives rise to the protein MKRAIVLVSGGMDSLVSAAVAARDCEELNFLHVSYGQRAQERELKSFEAISAHYGPRRSEVLNWDWLSRIGGSALTDPSKEIPNQDPGKELPSTYVPFRNANLLCAAVSWAEAIHADAIYIGAVEEDSSGYPDCREVFFKAFEEVIASGSRNAWLIRIVTPVLHLSKAEIVKLGMELKAPFELSWSCYADNTAACGVCESCRLRLKAFAEAGYKDPITYRGQ